A window of Hugenholtzia roseola DSM 9546 genomic DNA:
GCCCCTTTTGGCTTTAAAATGGTTAGATTTCCAAATTGTATGGGTTGCTCCTGTGTGTGGCTTTGTGGAAACCGTCGGCGCAGTAGTAGCAGAGAAAGACGCAACAAAAGCCCCAAAAGGAAAGGCGAAAGTAGCAAAATTGCCACCATGACAAGCAAGAATTTGAGCATATTGTTTTCGAAAAGAGATGGTAATTATTGTCCTATCAAAACGAAGGCTGCCCAGTAGTAAGGGGCTTTAAAGTCTTGATTTTCAATCATTTGCCTCTTGGCTTTTTGTAAAGCCTCGCTTGCAGAAAGCTGTTCCTCGATAAGATAATGGTAGAAATTTCGCATCAATACCGCCGTAGATTCGTCGGCAACATTCCAAAAAGATAAGACTAAATCTTTCGCGCCTGCATAGGTCAGGGCGCGTGAAAAACCCAAAAGTCCTTCTCCTTTTGCTTTTTTTCCCAAACCTGTTTGGCAGGCAGAAAGCACCGTTAGTTCGGTATCGAGTTTTAGGTTGTAGATTTCGCCCACAAAAAGAAAACCATCTTGGCTTGTCGAATCAGCGCGATTGAAATAGATTTTAGATAGTTCTGGATTTTGCGCATCTACTACGCCATGAGTGGCGATATGCAGGTAGGCAATGGGCGTAGCCTCCGCATTTTTAAAGGCGTTTTCGCTGGCATTTTGGTAAGTAAAGATAGTTGCTTCTTTCTGATTTCGTTTAAATATTTGTGCAATATCTTCTACTTCTTGGGCAGTGGCAGGCAAATTTTGAAGGGCGGCTTGATTTTGTTTATCGAGAAAATTGAACTCGATGGGTGCGAAAAGGTAAATATTTTGCAGCGCGGTGGCAGTTTTTTTATCAGATGTTTGTGTGCGATTGAGAAAAAGTTGGATAGAATAATCGTAGGAAATGATTTTGTTTAGAAAGAGATAATCATAGCTTTGTGCCTCATTTTCAGCTACTTGACGATGCTTAGACGCTAAAAGCACTTCAAAGGGAAGGGTTTGTAGATTTACTTCGGGTATGATGACCCATTTAGAAAGTCGGTCTTTGTCAAGCGCAGACGGGATAAGTTCTCTATAAAGTTTGTAGGCTAAATCTTGATACAATACTTCATTTTTGAAGAAAAGTGCATTTCTAAATCCTATCATTTTTTTATCAAAATCATCTGATTTAGGAAGGTCAAAAATTTCTAAATTTTCTTTATCTATACTAAAAATATACCAACGCCCATTTTTTTCTGCTTCAAAGAAGCTAAGAAGTCGCGTTTCTTTTGGAAGTTGGGCTTGAATTTGAGCCAATTCAAGGCTTTGATTTTGATATTTAAGCTGATAATAGGCAGGATATTGATTTTCTAAACTATCTATAAAATTTTGATAGGTTTGCCTTAAAATAAGAATTTGACTGCGATAGTGTGCCTCTTTTTCTTTTTCGCTTGCCAATTTCTGTTCTAAAAAAGTAAGCTCGGCAGCCAAATTGCGCTCACGCTCCAATAAAGGCGCGGGTATGCCTGCAAATTGCTTGGCGTTTGCGTCTGCAATGGCTTCCAAAAGCGTGGCAGATTTGCTTCGCTCTGCAAAATAAAGTGCTTTTTGATAGTAAAATTGTTTTTGCAACGTATTTTCCGCCAATAAAAGGGCGGCTTCTATGGCGGTTTCGTATAAAAGAATAGCGGTTTGACCCAATAAAAGTTTATCTTTTTTATTATTTCGTTCATTTCGCGCCTGTTCCAAAAAAGAATCGGCGGCGTAGAGGCTCGCCAAAGCATCTTTTAAATCCTTATTGGATAGGCTCTGACGATTGTAACGGCTAACCAACGTTTGCGCTTTAAGGGCAAAACTATTTAAAAGGAGTTCTATATTGTAAGGAATTGCCGTTTTTTCAGGATTTTTTTCCTGTGCTTTTTCATTAAACTCAAAAACATTTGAGATAAGAGCCGCCTGAAAAGCAGTGAGAGCCGCTTGAAAATCCTCATTGTGAAGGTGCAGTTGCCCAATTTGATTAAAAGTAGAGGCTATTTCGGGGTGCTTTTCACCATACGCCTCCAAATAAATGGCAAGTGCTTTTTGGTAAAGATTTAAAGATTCCTGACGCTTTTTGGCGTATTCGCGCTTGTTTTTATTGCGATATTGAAGGTCGTATAAATTGGCTAAGTTGCGGTATAGAAAGGCTACGTTGGGGTGATTTTCGCCCTCTTTACTTTTACGAATGGTTAAAGATTTTTCAAAATAAGTCAAAGCAGTTTCATACAGACCCTCTGCCTGATAGGTAAGCCCTAAATTATTGTAGGCTTGTGCCACTTTGAGGTGGTCTGCCTCATAACTTTTCAGATAAAGACTTAGGGCTTGTTCGTAATAAAATTGCGCCTTAACAAGGTCTATTTCTGTGTAAATAAGTCCTAAATTGTTTAGCGTAGCAGCCTTTTCTGTCGCATAAATTTTATCAAAATCTGTTATCTTTTTTTCTAAACTATCTAAATAAAAAAGTGCGTTATTGAGAAAATCTATCGCCGACTCTTGGTTTCCCGAATACCAATTTAAAATGGCTAAGTTGTTGTAAGTCAGGTTTTTAGTTTTGTAAAGGCGGATTCTTTCTTCTATTTTTTCGGTTTTTGGCAGCATTTCAATTTCTCTCGTCTTGTCTTCTACAAGCATCAAAGCCTCTTTAAAAAACAAGTTGGCTTTGTCGTTTTTGCCTTCTTTTAGGCGCAGCAAGCCCAAATAGTTTAGCGTTTGCGCTTCAAGAAGTGGAAGTTGGAAATTGGCGCGTGCTGCCGCTAAGGTCTGTTCGCCTAATAAAAAAGCCTCTTTTTCTTTGCCCAAGGCAGTAAGGGTTGCTACTTTTCCATTTTGTGCCAAAGCAATTTCGGGCAGGAATTGTCCTCCTTTTTGCGCATGAATGGTTAGGATATTATCAAATTTGGAAAGTGCAGTTTCAAATTCAGATTGTTCTAAATCCTGCAAGGCAAGTTGCAAATTTTGTCGCAACTCGTCCATGTAAGTTTGTGCCTGCAAATTGAAAAAATGAGCAAGAAAGAGCATCAAAAAAGTGAGAATTTGAAAAATAAACGGTTTCATAGGTAGTTGCTTTTTAATGAGAATGGAGTTTGGAAAGAAGTGCTTGCATTTTTTGTGTAGATGCCAGCCCCGCTTCAAAGAGATAAATCTGACCCGATTTGAGCGTTAGGCGCAAATAATTGAAAAGTAGATATTTTGAAAATCGCTCTACTTTCTTAATTTCTTCTAACTTGATTTCTATAATACCCTCGATGGCATCTACCCCAGCGGCGCGAATTTGGAAGAGTCCTTCAAAATAAAACGCCTGATTGGTCAGATAGGCTTTGCCGTTGTATTTTTCACCCGTTGGGAGGCGGTAGAAAAAGGCTTGTTGATGCAAAAGTTGTTCATTTTCTTTTTTTAGAAGTGGCATAATTTTACTATTTTGTTGTCTTTACGGTATCTTTTTGAATAAAAGCCATACTATCAGGCACAGCAACTGCCTTGCTTTCGCGGTATCGCATCTCACGTGCAATGAGGGAATCTTGCAAATTTTCGGCAATTTGTTTGTGCAGGCGTGCATTTTCCGCCATCTCCTCTACTTTGGCACGCGCTTTTTCGGTTTCAGAAACCTGCCAAAACGCAATCGCCCCCAAGATGAGCATAATGGCAAGCGAAACGACGGCAAGCAGGCGCATTTGCCGCTCTTTTTTCTGCACCTGTGCCGCTATGTTCGCCTCGGCGTTCCAATCGCTGCTTAAAGCTAAGGCATTTTCGGCTAAAAAGGCATCAATGCGTTCTTTTTGTGCGTCGTTTTCTATTTCTATTAGGATTTTTTTCATATTTTTAAGAAAAAAAGTGGTCAAAAGTGCAGGAAATGAGCCAACAATGGGCAATCAGTGGGCGATAAATGGGTAATAAAAAAGGTGCAAGCAAAGCGGACTTAGAATTTTTTAAAGATAAAAAAAACTGCCAACACAAGGAAAACAAAGCCCACTAAATAGTTCCAGCGAAATTCCTCTTTCAAATAAAAGATAGAAAATCCTACGAAAACTACCAAAGTGATTACCTCTTGTATAATTTTGAGCTGTGTAGCAGAAAAGACCCCATGCCCGTAGCGATTGGCTGGTACTTGTAGGCAATACTCAAAAAAAGCAATTCCCCAACTTACTAAAATTACTTTCCAAAGTGAAACCTCTTTGTATTTTAGATGCCCATACCAAGCAAAAGTCATAAAAATATTAGACAAAACAAGCAAAATAATTGTTTGCATAGTGTTATGAAAATAAAACCATATTTTTAGTAAATTTTAAAAATATTAAAATTGCGCCCGCTTTTCTGACTACAAAAGTAGCAAAAAAGCGGCGTTTGAATCGCAAAAAATACAAGTGCGAGCGCATAGTGCTGTCGGTTTCTACCCAAAGCCCTATCCTTTTAGATTTTACACAAAATAAAATTTGGCTTGAACCCTATTTTAAAACAGAAACCTATTCTTTGTTCCTACCTCGACCTTTTCCCTACGCAAGGGGCTATTTTAAAATCCTTAAAAAATTGAGGCAGAAACCCTAAACGCTAAGAAGCTAATATCGTCGCGCTGTGGCGCATCTTGCTGATGGGCAGCCAAAAACTGCGCTAAGGCTTCGTCTTGTTTGGGAAGTGGCTCTTGGGCTATTTTTTCTAAGAAATTGAGCAAACCTTGTGTGCCAATTTTAGAGTCTTGGGGGTTTGCTTGGTCAGTAAGTCCGTCGGTAAAAAGATAAAAAAGCGTGTCTTTGGGCAGCGAAAGGCGATGATTTTCAAAAGCAATCGCCTTTCTGCGTTTGTAGCCGCCAATGGAACGCGCCGTTCCTTTGAGCCTACTGATGTCGGTTTTGGTAGGATTTTGATACCAAAGAGAACGCCCTGCACCTGCAAATTCTACCTGCATGGTATCGGTTTGGTTGCTATCTTTGGAAAAGGCGCAGAGTACGATGTCCATGCCGTCGGCGTTGTAGGTCTGCTCTTGGCGCAAGGTATGTTTTATCTGTTGATGTATCCACTCCAAAATAGCGGCAGGGCTTGAAATCTTACGCGCACTCACCGCCTCCGAAAGAATGGTTTTGGCGAGCATAGACATAAAAGCACCGGGAACGCCATGCCCTGTGCAATCTACTAAGGCTACAAAAAGATGGGTTTCGGTTTTTTCTACCCAATATAAATCGCCCGAAACAATGTCCTTCGGCTTGTAAAGTAGCGAATAGGCTTCAAAATGCCGCTCCAATTCTTGCGAAGTGGGCAGGATTGCCTCCTGAATGGTTTTGGCGTAGCGAATGGAATCAGTAATATTTTGGTTTTTATTGGCAATGACCTGATACGCCGTAATGTTTTCAAGGGCAATGGCAATGTAGGAAGCCAAACCATTTAGAAGCTCCACTTCTATTTTCGAATAGGTATGTTGCGCCAAACTTTGCACCGTCAGCACCCCAATAAGCCTATTTTCGGTACGCAAAGGCAGATAAACCAAAGAAGTAGGCACTCCCCCCACAACGGCTTGCTGCGCCGCCATCAATGCAGAATATTCTTTGAAAACGTCGTGAATGATAATTGCCTCATTTTCAAGCACACAGCGCACCGAAAACTTTTCCGTTTCTTTCAAAGAATCGTAATGAAAAGGCAGAGCTTCGCCTTTTTCTAAAAAGTCTTTAAATTCTATTCGTTTTTGTGATTCATTATACAAGCCAATACCAAAACCATCTGTGGGCATCAAAGCATTGATGTTTTCATAAACCGTCTGAATGAGTTGGGAAACATCTAAAATATGGGTAATTTTTTTACCCAATTCGCTCAAAGTTCTGATGTCTTGATACGATTTTTCTACTTCTTCGTATGCCTTTTGCAGACTTTCTGCCTGCGTCGCAATCTCTTCTTTTTGAACATTGATAGCCACATTCGCTTCCATTAGATTATCTGCCTGCACCTGCAATTCCTCTTTTTGTTGGGAAATTTCAGCAGTACGGGCAATAATAGTGGCTTCGAGCCTGCGTTTGTCGCGCTCCAAACGGTAGGTATTCAGGCGCACGATAAGCCCTATGGCAATAAAAATGGCGATTGCATACAAAAGATAGGCTATTTTGCTGCGATACCAAGGCGGCATCACTTGAAATTCATAGACCAAAGGCAGACTTTCTACGCCCCAAATGTTGCGAGCTTGCAGGTGCAAACGGTACTCCCCTTCCTGCAAATTGGTGTATTCTTTCTGATTTTTTTCGCCCCAAGCCGACCATTTTTCATCTATACCCTCCAAACGGTAGCGGTATTCGGTATAAAAAGAGCGCGTCAGAAAAGGCGAAGCAAAGGTAAAGCGAAGGTTATTTGTTTCGATAGGCAAGACAAGCCGCTGGTGCGCCGTTGCCGTAAAAAGTGGCAAGCTGTCAGCATCAAAATAAACGCCACCAAAGAGCAGCGAATCGGTTTCGCCCATGTATTCTACACTACGCAAAAAGACGGTAGGCACATCTTGATAATCTATTTTTTGGTTTAAATCAAATAACAAAAAACCCTTATCAACGGCAAAGACAAGTTGTGAATCGGCGAGAAAAGATTTGCCATAGGAAATATAGCGGCGAAGTTCCTCCAAAAGAAAACCCTCCTTCTGGTAGCTATTGTCGCCCTTTTTGCGCAAAACACCGCGATTGCCCGACTTTCCTGTAAGCCAAATATTGCCTGCTTTGTCTTCCTTCAAATCTACTTTTTCTTTTCCTACCAAATCGTTCCAAAAATTAGACGCTGCAAAATGCTCCGTCTTTTGGTCATACTCAAAAAAACCAAATT
This region includes:
- a CDS encoding CHAT domain-containing tetratricopeptide repeat protein; the encoded protein is MKPFIFQILTFLMLFLAHFFNLQAQTYMDELRQNLQLALQDLEQSEFETALSKFDNILTIHAQKGGQFLPEIALAQNGKVATLTALGKEKEAFLLGEQTLAAARANFQLPLLEAQTLNYLGLLRLKEGKNDKANLFFKEALMLVEDKTREIEMLPKTEKIEERIRLYKTKNLTYNNLAILNWYSGNQESAIDFLNNALFYLDSLEKKITDFDKIYATEKAATLNNLGLIYTEIDLVKAQFYYEQALSLYLKSYEADHLKVAQAYNNLGLTYQAEGLYETALTYFEKSLTIRKSKEGENHPNVAFLYRNLANLYDLQYRNKNKREYAKKRQESLNLYQKALAIYLEAYGEKHPEIASTFNQIGQLHLHNEDFQAALTAFQAALISNVFEFNEKAQEKNPEKTAIPYNIELLLNSFALKAQTLVSRYNRQSLSNKDLKDALASLYAADSFLEQARNERNNKKDKLLLGQTAILLYETAIEAALLLAENTLQKQFYYQKALYFAERSKSATLLEAIADANAKQFAGIPAPLLERERNLAAELTFLEQKLASEKEKEAHYRSQILILRQTYQNFIDSLENQYPAYYQLKYQNQSLELAQIQAQLPKETRLLSFFEAEKNGRWYIFSIDKENLEIFDLPKSDDFDKKMIGFRNALFFKNEVLYQDLAYKLYRELIPSALDKDRLSKWVIIPEVNLQTLPFEVLLASKHRQVAENEAQSYDYLFLNKIISYDYSIQLFLNRTQTSDKKTATALQNIYLFAPIEFNFLDKQNQAALQNLPATAQEVEDIAQIFKRNQKEATIFTYQNASENAFKNAEATPIAYLHIATHGVVDAQNPELSKIYFNRADSTSQDGFLFVGEIYNLKLDTELTVLSACQTGLGKKAKGEGLLGFSRALTYAGAKDLVLSFWNVADESTAVLMRNFYHYLIEEQLSASEALQKAKRQMIENQDFKAPYYWAAFVLIGQ
- a CDS encoding GRAM domain-containing protein: MPLLKKENEQLLHQQAFFYRLPTGEKYNGKAYLTNQAFYFEGLFQIRAAGVDAIEGIIEIKLEEIKKVERFSKYLLFNYLRLTLKSGQIYLFEAGLASTQKMQALLSKLHSH
- a CDS encoding DMT family protein, whose amino-acid sequence is MQTIILLVLSNIFMTFAWYGHLKYKEVSLWKVILVSWGIAFFEYCLQVPANRYGHGVFSATQLKIIQEVITLVVFVGFSIFYLKEEFRWNYLVGFVFLVLAVFFIFKKF
- a CDS encoding SpoIIE family protein phosphatase, producing the protein MKYSRFSIFVGKRQDLGFFSKVLCLCIFLWFSILGSFSTLLAQEFGQNLKGIARPLITNFAYTEYGGTQQNWAVTQGKNGFIYVGNADGVLEYDGKDWRAYPTANGSTVRSLAVSQAGEIFVGAKGEVGKLKADSIGNWRYVSFLNQIPEAYRNFDDVWQTFATKEGVFFRTNPYLFHFSFAGTFLKVVAASEKGRFHKAFCLDDDILIEDSKKGLLRVTPQTVQVLADTSLFMRDFVFGIYPDPEAAEQWQVWGRMKVGRLSQNQFETKSYAAQKHFEQMRAYVSTRLSASQIAVGTTRDGLFVIDNQGNIQLHLTKETGLQSSTIYDLFLDSEKNLWLATDLGIDCVHLGYPFWQISDLDGMVGQGLNLSLDPKRNFIYAGTTQGIYALPYPNFYNPADGKKAKFEFIPETQGYAIEVREQEQKLYFAHSNNVFEVSEGKATAIVPEGFYGAIAPTPLTPQLLVGRRNEGMAILQPSSEEGAKWQVRDLAGFEERTRNLLYHKGYWWVNQENKGIFRLKIDQTTDSVTEVRLYQQENGELPTSIENNLYLIKDKIYVNNEFGFFEYDQKTEHFAASNFWNDLVGKEKVDLKEDKAGNIWLTGKSGNRGVLRKKGDNSYQKEGFLLEELRRYISYGKSFLADSQLVFAVDKGFLLFDLNQKIDYQDVPTVFLRSVEYMGETDSLLFGGVYFDADSLPLFTATAHQRLVLPIETNNLRFTFASPFLTRSFYTEYRYRLEGIDEKWSAWGEKNQKEYTNLQEGEYRLHLQARNIWGVESLPLVYEFQVMPPWYRSKIAYLLYAIAIFIAIGLIVRLNTYRLERDKRRLEATIIARTAEISQQKEELQVQADNLMEANVAINVQKEEIATQAESLQKAYEEVEKSYQDIRTLSELGKKITHILDVSQLIQTVYENINALMPTDGFGIGLYNESQKRIEFKDFLEKGEALPFHYDSLKETEKFSVRCVLENEAIIIHDVFKEYSALMAAQQAVVGGVPTSLVYLPLRTENRLIGVLTVQSLAQHTYSKIEVELLNGLASYIAIALENITAYQVIANKNQNITDSIRYAKTIQEAILPTSQELERHFEAYSLLYKPKDIVSGDLYWVEKTETHLFVALVDCTGHGVPGAFMSMLAKTILSEAVSARKISSPAAILEWIHQQIKHTLRQEQTYNADGMDIVLCAFSKDSNQTDTMQVEFAGAGRSLWYQNPTKTDISRLKGTARSIGGYKRRKAIAFENHRLSLPKDTLFYLFTDGLTDQANPQDSKIGTQGLLNFLEKIAQEPLPKQDEALAQFLAAHQQDAPQRDDISFLAFRVSASIF